The Leptospira selangorensis genome segment AAACCGGATACGGAGAAGATTAAGAGCCGCCGTGGCCGAAACGGCAGGCTTTTTTCCAAAGGGTTTCGATATCGCGATACTTGCGAAACCGAGCCTATTCGAAAAAGATCATACCGAACTTCTGGCTTGTTTGGGTCTATTAGCTCGTAGATTAAAATGAACCGACTAGCCATCT includes the following:
- the rnpA gene encoding ribonuclease P protein component; this encodes MEETLTSKKDIRELFASGKRVTNPPLTVIYRGNGLEQNRFLYCPERSVGKAVRRNRIRRRLRAAVAETAGFFPKGFDIAILAKPSLFEKDHTELLACLGLLARRLK